The Candidatus Margulisiibacteriota bacterium sequence AGCGACGAAATCCACCAGCTTTTTGTGCCAAACAGGGATTGTTCGTTTGCTGATTTCGTAGCAGATAACGTAGGCATAGTTTTTGGATTTATTCTTATGAAAATAAAGACATCTGTTGAATCTTCTTGGTATAATTTTTTATTAGGGAAGAAAAAATAAAAAATTTGGGGGAACAGGTATTACCTCAGAATACAACGTTAGTATCTATATAACACAAGACGAAGCAATCGTAACCCTTCTGAATGAGGATAAGGCGATTGTCAGTATTGATAAATATTCATTCAAATCAGTAGCTGACCAAACCGAGATCGGTAAAGCCAGATTTTTAAAAGAAAAACTTAAAGAAAAAGATATTCTCACACAGCTAAAAAAAATCTGGATAATACCAGGACAGCCATATACTTCCGAAAGATTCCTGGCTTTGTCACTGAACCCAACGGATGATTTTTTAACAGGAGTTAAAGATAGGGTTAAACAGGTATACAAAGATGCTATTAGTAATAGCGAGCTGTTTTACAAGATTGTACATGAAAAAGTTGATAAAAAAGTTGATTATCTTTTATCTATCATGCTGGTTGAGCAAGCCCTGTTTAAGGCTTTTAACAAAGTTTTCGGTCTCAAAAAAAACTCAATTCTCATACAATGGCTACCTCCTGATTATTGTCTTTTAAAGACTTTGCAGTGGTTAAGCAAAGAAGAGTTGACGCAAAAACTGCTTATATTTATCCGGGATACATATACTGAACTTATTTTTTATCTGGACAAGCAGATTTTTTATGTAAAGAGGATAAACTTCAGCAAAGACTTAATCCGTCAGGTATTAAAAGAAAATCACTATTCTGATAATCAGGTAAAGAACGTGCTGGAGCTGGAACTGGACTTCAACCGCAGAGAGGAACTGGATATAGTGTTAAGCTTGAAAATAATTGTCGACCATTTTCTGACGGACATAAAAAACGGCATGCAATTGTTTAATAATATGGCCGGAAAAACAATAACAGAAATTGTAATTGTCTCTACCGAATTGAAAAAGAACCATATAGAT is a genomic window containing:
- a CDS encoding VanZ family protein, whose protein sequence is MHQLFVPNRDCSFADFVADNVGIVFGFILMKIKTSVESSWYNFLLGKKK